The Scatophagus argus isolate fScaArg1 chromosome 20, fScaArg1.pri, whole genome shotgun sequence genome window below encodes:
- the LOC124051633 gene encoding aryl hydrocarbon receptor-like isoform X2: protein MLSLLFVKPPPVKTNPSKRHRDRLNVELDHLTSLLPFPEDVRGRLDKLSVLRLSVGYLKVKGYFHAVLQKRSAVPANGTNAVSLDGVSFSEGDLLLQALNGFVLVVTSDGTVFYASPTIGDFLGFHQSDVVQQSVFDLVHVDDRETFKCQLHFSLNPDEGGSQNGQSGSKTAVNLLPQHIPPENSSFLDRSFCCRLRSLLDNTSGFLAVNFSGRLKYLHLQGAGADPPQLALFAIATALQPPSVMEIRTKTFIFQTKHRMDFAPVGIDTRGKLVLGYSEIELVTTGSGYQFIHAADMMYCADNHLKMMKTGDSGFTFFRLLTKTGRWLWVQASARIVFKGGRPDFIIARQKALTNEEGEEHLHQRRQQLPFNLATGEGVLYDSCTDAFSMSGPPGSGTPGASEPTTEEALDPASLLGSLQRQDRSVYMHPQKPSPQLPVFPQIEELDLEQPQSSMEQAFLDSHALLSVPSESEASQARSVTMDVTSEAMIDSLEQILRDIGGGGIDGVDVEETELRDWENTLCRMNNEREDASQELNQILANDVFSYVEEALRRETGGFVQGSDQTHLPVDGLSIKAQHPGSSEPPPTDPTSGGVVSGVGCSTGLNGASHVVCHRAAHTWTHTQQGHTCRLEPPGSSNHHCGSQMISTQSCHVDHSHPHASQQSWLPFVQSTDGTRGSRRPGSEETQLQSLWHTLTHSSHTPGSLNSTASSLLPQMQRLSGSCMYETREGHMANAATVPVRQNGPLLGATSSRGPSYVAGVTANGPVMPSYPGVAAGGLNQGPAACTDVGNISLVHVSGGSAGRGTARPESGSLQSSFFCWNGEDQIPKVPLNGVADPFAFPALPAGSINLSQNSGT, encoded by the exons ATGTTATCATTGTTATT CGTGAAGCCTCCGCCTGTGAAGACCAATCCGTCCAAACGGCACCGGGACCGTCTGAACGTGGAGCTGGACCACCTGACCAGCTTGCTGCCCTTCCCTGAGGACGTCAGAGGTCGCCTGGACAAGCTGTCTGTGCTCCGGCTCAGCGTGGGATACCTCAAGGTTAAGGGTTACTTCCATG CGGTGCTCCAGAAGAGGTCAGCCGTCCCTGCAAACGGCACCAATGCAGTGTCCTTGGATGGAGTCAGCTTCTCCGAGGgagacctcctcctccag GCTTTAAATGGTTTTGTGTTGGTTGTGACGTCCGATGGGACCGTCTTCTACGCTTCGCCGACCATCGGGGACTTCCTGGGCTTCCATCAG TCCGACGTCGTCCAGCAGAGTGTTTTCGATCTCGTTCACGTGGACGACAGAGAGACGTTCAAGTGTCAGCTTCACTTCTCCCTCAACCCCGACGAGGGCGGCTCACAGA ATGGGCAGTCTGGCAGTAAAACCGCCGTGAACCTGTTGCCTCAGCACATCCCTCCAGAGAACTCGTCTTTCCTGGACAGAAGTTTCTGCTGTCGCCTTCGCTCCCTCCTGGACAACACGTCTGGATTCCTG GCTGTGAACTTCAGTGGACGTCTGAAGTACCTGCACCTGCAGGGAGCTGGCGCTGATCCTCCTCAGTTGGCTCTGTTTGCCATCGCCACAGCACTGCAGCCTCCTTCAGTCATGGAGATCCGCACCAAGACCTTCATCTTCCAGACTAAACACAGGATGGACTTTGCCCCTGTGGGCATAGACACCAG AGGGAAGCTGGTTTTAGGATATTCAGAGATCGAGTTGGTCACAACAGGCTCTGGCTATCAGTTCATCCACGCTGCGGACATGATGTACTGCGCTGACAACCACCTCAAGA TGATGAAGACTGGAGACAGCGGCTTCACCTTCTTCAGGCTGCTGACCAAAACTGGACGCTGGCTGTGGGTTCAGGCCTCGGCCAGGATAGTCTTCAAGGGAGGAAGACCAGACTTCATCATCGCCCGTCAAAAAGCCCTCAC gAACGAGGAAGGAGAGGAACACCTGCACCAGAGAAGACAGCAGCTCCCCTTCAACCTCGCCACCGGTGAAGGCGTCCTGTACGACTCCTGCACGGATGCCTTCTCCATGTCTGGACCTCCTGGCTCGGGTACACCGGGCGCCTCTGAGCCCACAACAGAGGAAGCTTTGGACCCCGCTTCCCTCCTGGGATCCCTTCAACGGCAGGACCGCTCTGTTTACATGCATCCACAGAAACCCAGTCCCCAGCTCCCGGTCTTTCCCCAGATAGAGGAGCTGGATTTGGAACAACCCCAGTCGTCCATGGAACAAGCCTTCCTGGACAGCCACGCTCTGCTCAGTGTGCCGAGCGAGTCTGAAGCTTCACAGGCAAGGTCCGTTACAATGGACGTCACATCGGAAGCCATGATTGACTCACTGGAGCAGATTTTGAGAGACATCGGGGGTGGAGGGATAGACGGAGTTGACGTTGAGGAGACAGAGCTGAGGGACTGGGAGAACACTCTCTGTAGGATGAATAACGAGAGGGAAGACGCATCACAGGAACTCAACCAAATCCTGGCCAATGATGTGTTCTCGTACGTGGAGGAGGCTCTGAGGAGAGAGACGGGCGGGTTTGTGCAGGGTTCAGACCAGACTCACCTCCCTGTGGACGGTTTATCCATTAAAGCACAGCATCCTGGGTCCAGTGAGCCCCCACCGACGGACCCGACATCCGGAGGTGTTGTCAGTGGTGTCGGTTGTTCGACTGGACTAAATGGTGCTTCTCACGTTGTGTGTCACAGGGctgcacacacatggacacacactcagcagggACACACCTGTCGGCTGGAGCCTCCGGGCAGCAGCAACCACCACTGTGGCAGCCAAATGATCTCAACACAGTCCTGCCATGTGGATCACTCGCATCCTCACGCGTCACAACAGTCTTGGCTTCCATTTGTTCAAAGCACTGACGGTACCCGCGGCAGCCGTCGACCTGGCTCAGAGGAGA CACAGCTTCAGAGCCTTtggcacacactgacacactcctcacacacaccaggcaGCTTGAACTCAACGGCTTCATCACTCCTCCCACAAATGCAGCGATTATCCGGCAGCTGCATGTATGAAACAAGAGAGGGTCACATGGCGAACGCCGCCACTGTTCCTGTCAGACAGAACGGGCCCCTGCTGGGAGCCACGAGCTCCAGAGGGCCCTCATATGTGGCAGGGGTGACCGCAAACGGTCCTGTCATGCCGTCCTATCCAGGCGTGGCAGCCGGAGGCCTCAACCAGGGACCGGCTGCCTGTACAGATGTGGGCAACATCAGTTTGGTTCACGTGAGTGGGGGCAGCGCTGGCCGGGGAACAGCTCGACCTGAAAGTGGATCGTTACAGTCGTCCTTCTTCTGCTGGAACGGTGAAGATCAG ATCCCCAAAGTTCCCCTGAACGGTGTTGCTGACCCGTTTGCCTTCCCGGCCCTTCCTGCTGGGAGCATCAACCTTTCCCAAAACAGTGGCACATAG
- the LOC124051633 gene encoding aryl hydrocarbon receptor-like isoform X1 yields the protein MPRNGGVCAVKRRKKPVQKIVKPPPVKTNPSKRHRDRLNVELDHLTSLLPFPEDVRGRLDKLSVLRLSVGYLKVKGYFHAVLQKRSAVPANGTNAVSLDGVSFSEGDLLLQALNGFVLVVTSDGTVFYASPTIGDFLGFHQSDVVQQSVFDLVHVDDRETFKCQLHFSLNPDEGGSQNGQSGSKTAVNLLPQHIPPENSSFLDRSFCCRLRSLLDNTSGFLAVNFSGRLKYLHLQGAGADPPQLALFAIATALQPPSVMEIRTKTFIFQTKHRMDFAPVGIDTRGKLVLGYSEIELVTTGSGYQFIHAADMMYCADNHLKMMKTGDSGFTFFRLLTKTGRWLWVQASARIVFKGGRPDFIIARQKALTNEEGEEHLHQRRQQLPFNLATGEGVLYDSCTDAFSMSGPPGSGTPGASEPTTEEALDPASLLGSLQRQDRSVYMHPQKPSPQLPVFPQIEELDLEQPQSSMEQAFLDSHALLSVPSESEASQARSVTMDVTSEAMIDSLEQILRDIGGGGIDGVDVEETELRDWENTLCRMNNEREDASQELNQILANDVFSYVEEALRRETGGFVQGSDQTHLPVDGLSIKAQHPGSSEPPPTDPTSGGVVSGVGCSTGLNGASHVVCHRAAHTWTHTQQGHTCRLEPPGSSNHHCGSQMISTQSCHVDHSHPHASQQSWLPFVQSTDGTRGSRRPGSEETQLQSLWHTLTHSSHTPGSLNSTASSLLPQMQRLSGSCMYETREGHMANAATVPVRQNGPLLGATSSRGPSYVAGVTANGPVMPSYPGVAAGGLNQGPAACTDVGNISLVHVSGGSAGRGTARPESGSLQSSFFCWNGEDQIPKVPLNGVADPFAFPALPAGSINLSQNSGT from the exons ATGCCGAGGAATGGGGGAGTTTGCGcggtgaagaggaggaagaagccCGTTCAGAAAAT CGTGAAGCCTCCGCCTGTGAAGACCAATCCGTCCAAACGGCACCGGGACCGTCTGAACGTGGAGCTGGACCACCTGACCAGCTTGCTGCCCTTCCCTGAGGACGTCAGAGGTCGCCTGGACAAGCTGTCTGTGCTCCGGCTCAGCGTGGGATACCTCAAGGTTAAGGGTTACTTCCATG CGGTGCTCCAGAAGAGGTCAGCCGTCCCTGCAAACGGCACCAATGCAGTGTCCTTGGATGGAGTCAGCTTCTCCGAGGgagacctcctcctccag GCTTTAAATGGTTTTGTGTTGGTTGTGACGTCCGATGGGACCGTCTTCTACGCTTCGCCGACCATCGGGGACTTCCTGGGCTTCCATCAG TCCGACGTCGTCCAGCAGAGTGTTTTCGATCTCGTTCACGTGGACGACAGAGAGACGTTCAAGTGTCAGCTTCACTTCTCCCTCAACCCCGACGAGGGCGGCTCACAGA ATGGGCAGTCTGGCAGTAAAACCGCCGTGAACCTGTTGCCTCAGCACATCCCTCCAGAGAACTCGTCTTTCCTGGACAGAAGTTTCTGCTGTCGCCTTCGCTCCCTCCTGGACAACACGTCTGGATTCCTG GCTGTGAACTTCAGTGGACGTCTGAAGTACCTGCACCTGCAGGGAGCTGGCGCTGATCCTCCTCAGTTGGCTCTGTTTGCCATCGCCACAGCACTGCAGCCTCCTTCAGTCATGGAGATCCGCACCAAGACCTTCATCTTCCAGACTAAACACAGGATGGACTTTGCCCCTGTGGGCATAGACACCAG AGGGAAGCTGGTTTTAGGATATTCAGAGATCGAGTTGGTCACAACAGGCTCTGGCTATCAGTTCATCCACGCTGCGGACATGATGTACTGCGCTGACAACCACCTCAAGA TGATGAAGACTGGAGACAGCGGCTTCACCTTCTTCAGGCTGCTGACCAAAACTGGACGCTGGCTGTGGGTTCAGGCCTCGGCCAGGATAGTCTTCAAGGGAGGAAGACCAGACTTCATCATCGCCCGTCAAAAAGCCCTCAC gAACGAGGAAGGAGAGGAACACCTGCACCAGAGAAGACAGCAGCTCCCCTTCAACCTCGCCACCGGTGAAGGCGTCCTGTACGACTCCTGCACGGATGCCTTCTCCATGTCTGGACCTCCTGGCTCGGGTACACCGGGCGCCTCTGAGCCCACAACAGAGGAAGCTTTGGACCCCGCTTCCCTCCTGGGATCCCTTCAACGGCAGGACCGCTCTGTTTACATGCATCCACAGAAACCCAGTCCCCAGCTCCCGGTCTTTCCCCAGATAGAGGAGCTGGATTTGGAACAACCCCAGTCGTCCATGGAACAAGCCTTCCTGGACAGCCACGCTCTGCTCAGTGTGCCGAGCGAGTCTGAAGCTTCACAGGCAAGGTCCGTTACAATGGACGTCACATCGGAAGCCATGATTGACTCACTGGAGCAGATTTTGAGAGACATCGGGGGTGGAGGGATAGACGGAGTTGACGTTGAGGAGACAGAGCTGAGGGACTGGGAGAACACTCTCTGTAGGATGAATAACGAGAGGGAAGACGCATCACAGGAACTCAACCAAATCCTGGCCAATGATGTGTTCTCGTACGTGGAGGAGGCTCTGAGGAGAGAGACGGGCGGGTTTGTGCAGGGTTCAGACCAGACTCACCTCCCTGTGGACGGTTTATCCATTAAAGCACAGCATCCTGGGTCCAGTGAGCCCCCACCGACGGACCCGACATCCGGAGGTGTTGTCAGTGGTGTCGGTTGTTCGACTGGACTAAATGGTGCTTCTCACGTTGTGTGTCACAGGGctgcacacacatggacacacactcagcagggACACACCTGTCGGCTGGAGCCTCCGGGCAGCAGCAACCACCACTGTGGCAGCCAAATGATCTCAACACAGTCCTGCCATGTGGATCACTCGCATCCTCACGCGTCACAACAGTCTTGGCTTCCATTTGTTCAAAGCACTGACGGTACCCGCGGCAGCCGTCGACCTGGCTCAGAGGAGA CACAGCTTCAGAGCCTTtggcacacactgacacactcctcacacacaccaggcaGCTTGAACTCAACGGCTTCATCACTCCTCCCACAAATGCAGCGATTATCCGGCAGCTGCATGTATGAAACAAGAGAGGGTCACATGGCGAACGCCGCCACTGTTCCTGTCAGACAGAACGGGCCCCTGCTGGGAGCCACGAGCTCCAGAGGGCCCTCATATGTGGCAGGGGTGACCGCAAACGGTCCTGTCATGCCGTCCTATCCAGGCGTGGCAGCCGGAGGCCTCAACCAGGGACCGGCTGCCTGTACAGATGTGGGCAACATCAGTTTGGTTCACGTGAGTGGGGGCAGCGCTGGCCGGGGAACAGCTCGACCTGAAAGTGGATCGTTACAGTCGTCCTTCTTCTGCTGGAACGGTGAAGATCAG ATCCCCAAAGTTCCCCTGAACGGTGTTGCTGACCCGTTTGCCTTCCCGGCCCTTCCTGCTGGGAGCATCAACCTTTCCCAAAACAGTGGCACATAG
- the mat2al gene encoding methionine adenosyltransferase II, alpha-like codes for MRTEFSFSAPSDEPKMNPSGTRSGRTFLFTSESVGEGHSDKMCDQISDAVLDAYLSQDPDSKVACECVAKTGMILLVGEVTSKAKVDLQSVVRNTVKAIGYDNSSKGFDYKTCNVLLALEPQCVEISDCVFEGRDQENIGAGDQGLMFGYATDETEECMPLSILLAHKLNYRMRELSRNGDCPWILPDSKSQVTVEYRDNHGAMEPLRVHTVVISVQHTPDITLEEIRHNLMEKVVKDVIPGKYLDDKTIYHLLPSGKFLKGGPQGDAGLTGRKIIVDTYGGWGGHGGGAFSGKDYSKVDRSGAYAARWVAKSLVKAGLCRRVLVQISYAIGVSHPLSISVFHYGTSSRDEDELLQIIQKNFDLRPGVIVKELGLKRPIYQATACYGHFGREQFPWEKPKSLVF; via the exons ATGAGAACAGAA TTTAGCTTTTCCGCGCCGAGCGACGAGCCGAAGATGAACCCCAGCGGAACCCGCAGCGGCAGGACTTTCCTGTTCACATCCGAGTCTGTCGGAGAAGGACACTCCG ATAAAATGTGTGATCAGATCAGCGATGCTGTACTTGATGCGTACCTGAGCCAGGACCCGGACTCTAAAGTGGCCTGTG AATGTGTGGCGAAGACGGGCATGATTTTACTGGTCGGAGAAGTGACATCGAAGGCCAAAGTGGACCTGCAGTCAGTGGTCCGAAATACCGTGAAGGCCATTGGCTATGATAACTCTTCCAAAG GTTTCGACTACAAGACGTGTAACGTGCTGTTAGCGCTGGAGCCGCAGTGCGTGGAGATatcagactgtgtgtttgaaggCAGGGATCAGGAGAACATCGGAGCAGGGGACCAG GGTTTGATGTTTGGCTACGCCACAGATGAGACCGAGGAGTGTATGCCTTTAAGCATCCTTTTGGCTCACAAACTCAACTACAGGATGAGGGAGCTGTCACGCAACGGAGACTGTCCCTGGATACTGCCAGACTCCAAATCGCAG GTCACAGTCGAGTACAGAGACAACCATGGAGCCATGGAGCCTCTGCGAGTTCACACTGTGGTCATTTCAGTTCAGCACACCCCGGACATCACCCTGGAGGAGATCAGACACAATCTGATGGAGAAGGTGGTGAAGGATGTCATTCCTGGCAAGTACTTGGATGACAAGACCATCTACCATCTACTGCCAAGTGGGAAATTCCTTAAAGGTGGCCCACAG GGCGATGCAGGACTCACAGGCCGTAAAATCATAGTGGACACATACGGTGGATGGGGTGGGCACGGGGGAGGAGCTTTCTCTGGAAAAGACTACTCCAAAGTGGATCGGTCCGGAGCATATGCAGCTCGCTGGGTCGCCAAGTCTTTGGTCAAAGCCGGACTGTGCAGGAGAGTCCTCGTCCAG ATCTCCTATGCTATCGGAGTGAGCCATCCGCTGTCCATCTCGGTGTTTCACTACGGCACGTCGAGCAGGGACGAAGACGAGCTGCTGCAGATAATACAGAAGAACTTTGACCTGAGGCCTGGAGTCATCGTGAA AGAGCTGGGACTGAAGCGGCCGATTTATCAGGCCACTGCCTGCTACGGTCACTTTGGCAGAGAGCAGTTCCCCTGGGAGAAACCAAAGTCTCTGGTGTTTTGA